The Thermovibrio guaymasensis genomic interval GGCTGAACTTGTAGGTAGATTCACCCTTGAGAGGAGGGCTCTGCCTGCGATTGCTCTTACTACTGATACTTCCGTTCTTACTGCTCTAGCTAACGACTACTCTTTTGATAGAATTTTTGAAAGGCAGGTAGAGGCCCTTGGAGAGGAAGGAGACGTGCTTATAAGTATAAGCACAAGTGGAAATTCCAAGAACGTAATAAATGCGGTAAACAGGGCAAAGGAGAAGGGTCTTCTTACCGTCGGTTTCCTCGGAAAGGACGGAGGGGAACTCGCTAAGATCTGTCATCACTCCTTCATTGTAAGGAGTCACTCAACTCCAAGAATACAGGAAGTCCACGTAACTTTAGGTCACGTTCTGTGTGATTTCATTGAGAAGTTCCTATTTTCATACGACCTCTATTTCCCTCCCTGCGGGGAGGGAAGGGAGTAGTCTTTAGGATCTCTATAAATAGTAAAATCCCAGTTCTAGAAAATAAAAATCACCTATCCTGGAGGTTTTAATTATGAAAATCGGAAAAGCTATAAGGATGGAAAGGATTGTAAGTAGGGAAACAGGGAATACGGTTATCATTCCGATGGATCACGGAGTTTCAATGGGACC includes:
- a CDS encoding D-sedoheptulose 7-phosphate isomerase encodes the protein MRELIYYTFTESADLKKAFVEENRDKIYEVFLEIAKRLKEGRKILLCGNGGSAADCQHIAAELVGRFTLERRALPAIALTTDTSVLTALANDYSFDRIFERQVEALGEEGDVLISISTSGNSKNVINAVNRAKEKGLLTVGFLGKDGGELAKICHHSFIVRSHSTPRIQEVHVTLGHVLCDFIEKFLFSYDLYFPPCGEGRE